The following are encoded together in the Salvia hispanica cultivar TCC Black 2014 chromosome 6, UniMelb_Shisp_WGS_1.0, whole genome shotgun sequence genome:
- the LOC125196044 gene encoding MATH domain and coiled-coil domain-containing protein At2g42460, whose protein sequence is MGELSFPGQQGVSRSISETPPTHYIFKLQLFSQLVNSKLESYTSNEFQAGGCKWKLVLHPNGNKNKGITDHISLYLVIVEPNSPGPAWEIRALFRIFLLDQNNDTYYTLQDTAENGRRFHKMKLAWGFDKFIPLDAFKDAANGYLVDDTCVFGAEVYVCQETIAGKGECLSMIKDPIAYKHTWRVDLSSSSTEEYVESKPFVAGEHKWKMQLYPNGKGSGIGSYVSLYLNLAEPANLPPESKIYAEFTLRILDQLNNKHYFGTSSYWFRESNAANGWPRFVSHGYLYRPATGLLVKNICLVEAEIKVHGVAKAL, encoded by the exons ATGGGAGAACTATCATTCCCTGGACAACAAG GTGTGTCGAGATCAATTTCGGAAACGCCTCCGACTCACTACATATTCAAACTTCAACTATTCTCACAGCTTGTTAACAGTAAGCTAGAGAGCTACACCTCCAATGAATTCCAAGCCGGCGGCTGCAAATG GAAGCTCGTTCTTCACCCTAATGGCAACAAAAACAAAGGAATTACCGACCACATCTCCCTATACTTGGTCATTGTTGAGCCTAACTCACCCGGCCCAGCTTGGGAGATCCGAGCACTTTTTCGTATCTTTCTGCTTGATCAGAACAATGACACCTACTATACTCTTCAAG ACACAGCAGAAAACGGGAGACGGTTTCACAAGATGAAGCTAGCATGGGGATTTGATAAGTTCATACCCCTTGATGCCTTCAAGGATGCGGCCAACGGGTATCTGGTTGATGATACCTGCGTGTTTGGGGCAGAGGTCTATGTGTGCCAAGAAACAATAGCTGGAAAAGGAGAGTGCTTATCAATGATTAAGGATCCAATAGCCTATAAGCATACCTGGAGAGTCGACTTATCTTCTAGCTCAACTGAAGAATACGTAGAATCTAAACCATTTGTTGCTGGTGAACATAAATG GAAGATGCAACTTTATCCTAATGGAAAGGGCAGTGGTATTGGCAGCTATGTATCTCTTTATCTGAATTTAGCCGAACCAGCAAACTTACCCCCAGAATCGAAGATATATGCAGAATTTACACTACGCATACTAGACCAACTTAATAACAAGCACTACTTTGGAACAT CTAGTTATTGGTTCCGTGAATCAAATGCAGCAAACGGATGGCCAAGATTTGTCTCACATGGCTATTTGTATCGACCAGCAACTGGTTTGCTGGTTAAAAACATATGCCTAGTAGAGGCAGAAATCAAAGTCCATGGGGTGGCTAAAGCTTTATGA
- the LOC125194045 gene encoding squamosa promoter-binding-like protein 1, with the protein METKFGGKLHNFYGPVVPEVGMKSNEWDLNDWRWDGDLFVASPAPTDCTTRQQPLNIDEMNEREIRDLEKRRRDVEVEKEDVGSLNLKLGQEEYELEGKSGKKSKVSSGIPLAPTRAVCQVEDCKADLSTAKDYHRRHKVCDVHSKATSAVVANVVQRFCQQCSRFHVLQEFDEGKRSCRRRLAGHNRRRRKTHPENVLNAANQNDEKGSNYLLITLLRILSNLQLNSSDHTKDQDLLSHLLKNLASVASTPELLPISQDTQNAGTSSGAAQKDLPTGTGLDASDLTKTRVLTDKTAGEVVHNASTSGSPLLFRTNTSNSVQGKKDTTRTQLNNIDLNNEYDGSQDCLEEDLPDPFACKNLGDMSCAGPLWLCKDSQQPSPPQNSGNSGSTPSQSPSTSSGETQSRTDRIVFKLFGKEPNDFPLVLRRQILDWLSSSPTDMESYIRPGCIILTIYLRMEKSCWDSLYCDLTSSLRRLLDSSTDPFWKTGWIYARLQHRVTFIYNGQVVLDTPLPVKNNQSCRISSIKPIAVTVSEGVQFEVKGHNLTRSTARLLCTLEGKILIQENCADMRGGSDSLIEHDEIQSFNFSCAVPDVIGRGFIEVEDYGLSSSFFPFIVAEKDVCSEICTLESSIELPDSANADDNALEIRNKALDFIHEMGWLLHRSHMKVRLGDVDPFPFERIRCLLEFSIDHDWCAVVKKLLSTVFDGVVDLGLDYSNIQALLDIGLVHRAVKRNCVAMVEFLLSYRIDKTGEREHKLVGEGGFLFRPDAMGPGGLTPLHVAASLERCEDVVDALTEDPGSVGIEAWKNARDSSGLTPHDNACLRGHYSYIHLVQRKLNKKRGKGHVVVDIPRVLEKSKKQKVVKYAPLESEKHCRQCEQKLVYARRRGSVNIYKPLMVSLVAIAAVCVCTALLFKSSPEVFCSFHPFRWELLKYGSQ; encoded by the exons aTGGAGACTAAGTTTGGTGGAAAGCTGCATAATTTCTATGGGCCGGTGGTGCCTGAGGTGGGGATGAAGAGTAATGAATGGGATTTGAATGATTGGAGATGGGATGGTGATCTGTTTGTGGCTTCTCCTGCTCCTACAGATTGTACAACTAGGCAGCAGCCCTTGAACATTGATGAAATGAATGAGAGGGAGATTAGGGATTTGGAGAAAAGGAGAAGGGATGTTGAGGTTGAAAAGGAAGATGTTGGTTCACTTAATTTGAAGCTGGGGCAGGAAGAGTATGAGTTGGAAGGGAAGAGTGGGAAGAAGAGTAAAGTCTCCAGTGGTATCCCCCTGGCACCTACCCGTGCTGTTTGTCAAGTAGAGGATTGCAAGGCTGATTTGAGCACTGCGAAGGATTATCACCGTAGGCATAAAGTCTGCGACGTGCATTCTAAGGCTACGAGTGCTGTGGTGGCGAATGTTGTACAAAGATTTTGTCAGCAGTGCAGCAG GTTTCACGTTCTTCAAGAATTTGATGAGGGGAAGCGTAGCTGTCGCAGGCGGCTGGCTGGCCACAACAGACGGCGTAGGAAAACACATCCTGAGAATGTGCTAAATGCAGCCAACCAGAATGATGAGAAAGGGAGTAATTACTTACTCATCACTCTGCTGAGGATACTCTCCAATCTACAAC TCAATAGCTCCGATCATACCAAGGATCAAGATCTACTGTCTCATCTCTTGAAAAACCTTGCAAGTGTTGCCAGTACACCTGAATTGCTACCTATATCTCAGGACACACAGAATGCGGGGACGTCTTCAGGGGCTGCTCAAAAG GACCTTCCTACTGGTACTGGCCTAGATGCATCTGATTTGACCAAAACAAGGGTGTTAACTGATAAGACTGCAGGTGAAGTAGTACATAATGCATCCACTTCAGGATCTCCTTTACTGTTCAGGACGAACACAAGCAACTCCGTTCAAGGGAAGAAAGATACTACAAGGACACAACTGAACAATATTGActtaaataatgaatatgaTGGCTCTCAAGACTGCTTGGAGGAGGATCTTCCTGATCCCTTTGCCTGTAAAAATCTTGGAGATATGTCTTGTGCTGGCCCTTTATGGTTATGTAAGGATTCTCAGCAGCCTAGCCCACCACAAAATAGTGGGAATTCAGGTTCCACACCGAGTCAGTCGCCATCTACATCTAGCGGAGAGACACAG AGTCGCACAGATCGGATTGTCTTTAAGCTGTTCGGTAAAGAACCAAATGATTTCCCTCTTGTTCTGAGGAGACAG ATTCTTGATTGGCTTTCAAGTAGCCCAACAGATATGGAAAGTTACATCCGACCCGGTTGCATTATCCTGACAATATATTTGCGCATGGAGAAGTCTTGCTGGGACAGT CTTTACTGTGATCTCACATCCAGTTTGAGAAGGCTTCTTGATTCATCTACTGATCCATTCTGGAAGACAGGATGGATATATGCTAGATTACAACATCGtgtcacatttatttataatg GCCAGGTTGTGTTAGACACCCCCCTCCCTGTGAAAAACAATCAAAGTTGCAGAATATCGAGTATCAAGCCAATTGCTGTTACTGTGTCAGAGGGTGTTCAGTTTGAAGTCAAAGGACACAATTTGACTCGTTCTACAGCAAG GTTATTATGCACTCTAGAAGGGAAGATTCTAATTCAGGAAAATTGTGCTGATATGAGAGGAGGATCAGATTCTTTGATTGAACATGATGAGATTCAGTCGTTCAACTTCTCTTGTGCTGTACCAGACGTTATTGGAAGGGGTTTCATTGAG GTTGAGGACTATGGTCTCAGCAGCAGCTTCTTTCCATTCATCGTTGCAGAGAAGGACGTCTGCTCTGAAATTTGCACTCTGGAAAGTTCTATCGAGCTTCCTGATTCAGCTAATGCAGATGATAACGCACTAGAAATCAGGAACAAAGCTCTGGACTTCATACACGAAATGGGTTGGCTGCTCCACAGAAGCCACATGAAAGTTAGGTTAGGTGATGTGGATCCATTCCCTTTCGAACGTATCAGGTGCCTTCTTGAGTTCTCCATCGATCATGACTGGTGCGCTGTAGTGAAAAAGCTATTAAGCACTGTATTTGATGGTGTTGTGGACTTGGGACTAGATTATTCCAATATACAAGCTTTGCTGGATATTGGCCTCGTTCACCGAGCTGTTAAGCGAAACTGTGTAGCCATGGTGGAGTTTCTTTTAAGTTATCGCATCGACAAGACAGGAGAGCGAGAACATAAGCTGGTCGGCGAGGGTGGCTTCTTGTTCAGGCCCGATGCCATGGGGCCTGGTGGATTGACTCCTCTTCATGTAGCCGCCAGTTTAGAGAGGTGTGAGGATGTTGTGGATGCATTGACAGAGGATCCTGGATCG GTGGGAATTGAAGCATGGAAAAATGCTCGTGACAGCAGCGGGTTGACCCCCCATGACAATGCATGCCTCCGTGGTCATTACTCGTACATCCACCTAGTGCAGAGGAAGCTGAACAAGAAACGGGGAAAAGGGCACGTGGTGGTTGACATCCCCAGGGTGTTAGAGAAGAGCAAGAAGCAAAAGGTGGTGAAATACGCGCCTTTGGAGAGCGAGAAACATTGCAGGCAATGTGAGCAGAAACTGGTGTATGCAAGGCGTAGAGGGTCGGTGAATATATACAAACCATTAATGGTTTCACTGGTCGCGATTGCTGCAGTGTGTGTCTGCACAGCGCTGCTCTTCAAGAGCTCGCCGGAGGTGTTTTGTTCATTCCATCCCTTCAGGTGGGAGCTGTTGAAGTATGGATCCCAGTag